A window of Chitinophaga sp. MM2321 contains these coding sequences:
- the gyrB gene encoding DNA topoisomerase (ATP-hydrolyzing) subunit B — protein sequence MSEELVQATSPSNSYDAGSIQVLEGLEAVRKRPAMYIGDIGTKGLHHLVYEVVDNSIDEALAGYCKNIDVTICEDNSIRVYDDGRGIPTGIIPKEGRSALEVVMTVLHAGGKFDKNTYKVSGGLHGVGVSCVNALSELLYVTVEREGKKFEQEFQRGVPQYPVREIGLSDVTGTTILFRPDGDIFKERTYNREILAGRLRELSYLNRKIKITLFDEREKDEEGNIFTEVFYSEGGIREFIQMLDKNGRRNPLLPAPIYVEAHDPVSNVMVEVALVYNDAFSENIFSYVNNINTIEGGTHVAGFRRAITRVFKSYGDKNKMFEKSKVEVTGDDFREGLSAVISVKVPEPQFEGQTKTKLGNSDVMGVVDSSVAAVLDAFLEENPREAKTVINKVVLAAQAREAARKARQMVQRKSVMTGSGLPGKLADCSDNDPKKCELYLVEGDSAGGTAKQGRNRNYQAILPLRGKILNVEKAMEHKIYEDNEIKNIFTALGVTIGTEEDDKALNLSKLRYHKLIIMTDADVDGSHIATLILTFIFRYMKAMVEQGYVYIAQPPLYLVKKGKEQVYAWTEDQRKMATIQLAAGGKEDSVTIQRYKGLGEMNAEQLWSTTMDPEHRTLKQVTIESAAEADRVFSMLMGDEVPPRRAFIESHAKYAKIDA from the coding sequence ATGAGCGAAGAATTAGTGCAAGCAACTAGCCCCAGCAACAGTTATGATGCGGGGAGTATTCAGGTATTGGAAGGTCTGGAAGCGGTGCGTAAGCGTCCGGCCATGTATATTGGCGACATTGGCACGAAAGGACTTCACCACCTGGTATATGAGGTGGTGGATAACTCCATCGATGAAGCCCTGGCTGGATATTGCAAAAATATTGATGTGACCATTTGCGAGGATAATTCAATCCGGGTGTATGATGATGGTCGTGGTATCCCCACCGGCATCATACCTAAAGAAGGACGTTCCGCACTGGAAGTAGTGATGACTGTGCTGCATGCCGGAGGTAAATTTGACAAGAACACCTATAAAGTATCAGGTGGTTTGCACGGTGTGGGCGTAAGTTGCGTAAACGCATTGAGTGAACTGCTGTACGTTACCGTAGAACGGGAAGGGAAAAAATTTGAACAGGAATTCCAGCGCGGTGTGCCGCAGTATCCTGTACGTGAAATAGGCCTAAGCGATGTTACCGGTACTACTATTCTTTTCAGACCGGATGGCGACATCTTCAAGGAAAGAACCTATAACCGCGAAATCCTGGCTGGCCGTTTACGTGAACTGTCTTACCTGAACCGCAAAATCAAGATCACCTTGTTTGACGAGCGGGAAAAGGACGAAGAAGGGAACATTTTCACGGAAGTCTTCTATAGTGAAGGTGGTATCCGGGAATTTATCCAGATGCTGGACAAGAACGGCCGTCGTAATCCGCTGTTACCGGCTCCGATTTATGTGGAAGCACATGACCCGGTGTCTAATGTAATGGTAGAAGTGGCGCTGGTATATAATGATGCCTTCAGTGAGAATATCTTCTCCTATGTTAATAATATCAACACCATCGAAGGAGGTACACACGTAGCTGGTTTCCGCCGTGCTATCACCCGTGTATTCAAATCTTATGGTGATAAGAATAAAATGTTTGAGAAATCGAAGGTAGAAGTTACCGGAGATGACTTCCGCGAAGGACTGAGCGCCGTTATCAGCGTAAAGGTTCCTGAGCCGCAATTTGAAGGCCAGACCAAAACCAAACTCGGTAACTCCGATGTAATGGGTGTGGTAGACAGCTCTGTAGCTGCCGTACTGGATGCTTTCCTGGAAGAAAATCCACGGGAAGCTAAAACAGTGATCAACAAAGTAGTGCTGGCCGCACAGGCCCGCGAAGCTGCCCGTAAAGCCCGCCAGATGGTTCAACGCAAAAGCGTGATGACCGGCAGCGGCTTACCCGGTAAACTGGCTGACTGCTCTGATAATGATCCAAAAAAATGTGAACTGTACCTGGTGGAAGGTGACTCGGCGGGTGGTACTGCCAAACAAGGCCGTAACCGTAACTATCAGGCTATCCTGCCGCTGCGTGGTAAGATCCTGAACGTGGAAAAAGCCATGGAACACAAGATCTACGAGGATAATGAAATCAAAAACATCTTTACGGCACTCGGTGTAACCATCGGTACAGAAGAAGATGATAAAGCACTGAACCTCTCCAAACTCCGCTATCACAAACTGATCATCATGACGGATGCGGACGTGGATGGTAGCCATATCGCTACCCTGATCCTGACCTTTATCTTCCGTTATATGAAGGCAATGGTAGAACAGGGATATGTATATATCGCACAACCACCATTATACCTCGTGAAAAAAGGTAAGGAACAAGTGTATGCCTGGACAGAAGATCAACGTAAAATGGCGACTATACAGCTGGCTGCCGGCGGTAAAGAAGACAGTGTTACTATTCAGCGGTATAAAGGTTTGGGTGAAATGAACGCAGAACAATTGTGGAGTACTACCATGGACCCTGAACACCGTACCCTTAAACAGGTAACGATTGAAAGCGCCGCAGAAGCCGATCGCGTATTCAGTATGCTGATGGGTGACGAAGTACCGCCACGCAGAGCATTCATTGAATCTCACGCGAAATACGCCAAGATAGACGCATAA
- a CDS encoding AraC family transcriptional regulator — protein sequence MKEFQEILALAIPQPAMSDQLQLAEEDSVIVPDCLEFTLQRFVYDKPLPVEDVAMVIYQPAKKGQTAAIELRYCVAGSKYCKNPACTDQLCSEGNKEACVDRVPSVDLVTVRFQPAFIQSLQKGTTTFSLFEHQSRKPFVKTIQPCTRSKSVLETMVHHDYDGMLKNIFLQSRALDLLLYSSDQFMQNDTDERYGCRFLTHVEDRDKIEKARGILLEQLDSPVTIRDLARRVAMNECYLKKGFKAMYGTTIYDYFQKERMEKAKGLLYEKGMSVSEVAMLMGYSCISHFSTAFKKHTGLKPCELLLR from the coding sequence GTGAAAGAATTCCAGGAAATATTAGCACTAGCCATCCCACAGCCAGCAATGAGCGACCAGTTACAACTGGCGGAGGAGGATAGTGTGATTGTTCCGGACTGTCTTGAATTTACATTGCAACGTTTTGTATACGATAAGCCTTTACCGGTGGAAGATGTGGCCATGGTCATTTATCAACCGGCTAAAAAAGGCCAGACGGCAGCCATCGAGCTCCGTTATTGTGTAGCAGGAAGCAAATACTGTAAGAACCCCGCCTGTACGGATCAATTGTGTTCCGAAGGGAATAAGGAAGCCTGTGTAGACAGGGTGCCTTCCGTGGATCTTGTAACAGTACGTTTCCAGCCAGCTTTTATACAATCCCTTCAGAAAGGAACCACCACTTTCTCTTTATTTGAACATCAGTCACGCAAGCCTTTTGTGAAAACCATCCAGCCCTGTACCCGGTCTAAATCCGTACTGGAAACGATGGTGCATCACGATTATGATGGCATGCTGAAAAATATTTTCCTGCAAAGCCGCGCATTGGACCTGCTTTTATACAGCTCCGATCAGTTCATGCAAAATGATACGGACGAACGCTATGGTTGCCGCTTCCTTACACATGTGGAAGACCGCGATAAAATAGAAAAAGCCCGTGGCATTTTACTGGAACAGCTGGATTCGCCGGTTACCATCCGTGATCTGGCGCGTCGTGTAGCCATGAACGAATGTTACCTGAAAAAAGGATTCAAGGCAATGTATGGCACTACCATTTATGACTACTTCCAGAAGGAAAGAATGGAAAAAGCCAAAGGATTGCTGTATGAAAAAGGCATGTCTGTTTCTGAAGTAGCCATGCTCATGGGTTATTCCTGTATTTCCCACTTCTCTACCGCTTTTAAAAAGCATACCGGCCTGAAGCCTTGTGAACTGCTGCTGAGATAA